From the genome of Buteo buteo chromosome 4, bButBut1.hap1.1, whole genome shotgun sequence:
TGGAGGAGCTGACAGAAGTGATTACTGCTGCAGAGTTCCACCCTCATCACTGTAATGTGTTTGTCTATAGTAGTAGCAAAGGAACTATTCGACTCTGTGACATGCGTTCTTCAGCCCTCTGTGATAGGCATTCAAAATGTAAGTTAGGACACATCTTTGGTTTATGggtttcttgctttgttttcatgcaaGATAGAGTGTATAGGTGTTCTGCTTGTAAATAAACATACCAAGTTCTGCTTATTGGTAAAGAGCATACAAGGTAAGGGGTGGTAGTTTTGTAGAATGGAACATTTTAATTGTCTTGTTCTAGGCCCTCAACAAGCAGAAGTGTAGCATGAGACAATTGACGATCTGACTCTGCTCCTGTTTACCCATTTATGCATCATAAACTGATGGGAACAAGTGCTTTTGGCACCAGTGAGACCTGTCTTCTGTCCAGACTCAGTCTTGGTGCTTCTCAAAGGTATCTGCTTATCAAATGCCAGTTTAGGGCAGTTTATTCACCTTTGTGCATTAGAAACTGGGCTGATGCTGCCAGAATCCATTTACTTCGTGACCATTTGCAGCTCCTAGGATAGAATTAATTCTTAAGAATATGCGCTGCGTTTGAAGCGAGTTTGCAGGGGTGAAAGGTGAATGCTCGTTGGTCTGCTGAGCCACGTAAACTTATGTAGGTgaggaaagcttttctgttgAAGTCATAAGGATAACTGCCTGTGCCTTGCACGCAGCCTCTTGTTTCTTGTTCGCTACTGTAATAGTTGTGGTTTATTAGTATTACTAGCCCTGTGGGGTGATATACCATACTGATATTTGCAGGTAAGCTTTCTATAGTGCAGATAAGGTTTTCTTGTTGGTGGAAGGAAATATTTGTGCAATGGGAAATGTAGAATGCTAAGCCGCTTCATCTATTTGACTTTGTGTTGCATTAAATTACTTAgaagcactttattttttaactgcttgTGACTGAATAACATCCTGTTAAAAGGGGTCtattcaaaaatgaaataaatagttCTGGGTAGCTTGTGTCATGAAACATTGATTTCAAAGATTGACTCTTCaatttaaataatgcatttctttatCTGCTTTCTAAAACCATACGAATTGCATTTCAAGTGTAGATACTATACTTTATTTCAGCAGGTTGTGTTGTACAACTTTTGTTCagatctaaaaaaaattatgttgtaCAGTAGTCTCAAAATGCCTGGGTCATGCATTAAGATACTGTGTTTGGGATGTTGATGTTTTCATCTGCTCTTGTTCAACATGATTTGTAGATCAGTTGCAATGGTTACCATACCCATGGGttgttttttagctttttttctctgattcatCCCTAAGACCTGTGAATTGTAGTTTGCTGATGCTATGCTCTGGCTGAGACTGTTGGCGATAGTCATCAGATTGCTAGATGCCTAAGAGCATAACATTGtttaaaaagagattatttctaaaaagtatttaagagcaactttctttaaaaagaaactagtATATTGATTTAAAACTTTCCAAGTATTGAAAACTGTTCAAAGCTGTAAAACTTGGTGTTGGTTTCATTTGTAATCGTGTCTTCTATCTACAGTTTTTGAAGAACCTGAAGATCCTAGCAGCAGATcgtttttttcagaaataatatcATCGATTTCTGATGTAAAATTCAGTCACAGTGGTCGATACATGATGACAAGAGACTACCTTTCTGTTAAAGTGTGGGATCTCAATATGGAAAACAGGCCTGTAGAGACATATCAAGTATGGTGTTCAAGTTTTCTTAAATatccctcctttcctcttttcttctttttctttatatctaaTACCAATTTAAATGTTCCAAACAGGTTCATGAGTATCTTCGAAGCAAGCTTTGTTCCCTTTATGAAAATGACTGCATCTTTGACAAATTTGAATGCTGCTGGAACGGTTCTGATAGGTAAGTTGgagggtttgttttggtttggtttttttgtttttccttcagcattAAGAATTTGGTTTCCAGTCTTGAAAGCCATAAACAGTACTTAACTTTAAGGATGTAATTAGCTGCATTCAAATCAACTGGGTTTGTTGgggtggttttgtgtgtgtgtgtttgtttttttgaaaaaagactACTTCATTCTTCAATCCTCCACCCTCCAGTTGCGGAAGTGTGTTTTTGTGTGTCAGTTTGCTTCTAATATGAATTGTTGTTGAAGTTTTATATAGTCAAGACTGGCCATTTCAAGCCATGAAAATGTGactcagtttcatttttaaagtgtatATAAGAAATGCATTGTGTCTTGTAAATAGAATCttctttccatgttttctgtAGGCTAAAGAAGATAAAACTGTGTTAGATAATCACTCATATTTGTTGCAAACAGTAGAAATAGGTCTTGCCTCCAGGTTATCAAGCATTATAATCAGATAGCAAAGCTACATATATTGGCACAAATGGTGTATGTTTCCTGTCACTAGTGATGGTAATATTAGCTACctgttaaaatgctttcagaaaccATGGATAAGATTGTGGCAGATCTGGATCTTATATTTGCATGCTTTATCTTGGCTTGCCTtggggattctttttttttttttttgtggaaggcTTGTGAAGATATCTGAAATACCTAAAACAGTGACTTGTCTGCTACCAAATGCTTGCAAACTGTTCAATGAAAAGGTATCAGTTTTGATTTGATGGTAACAGGATCAGCCTGTGAAACAAGCTTTGGCCTAAGTCTATCAAAtattggaagaagaaaagatccATCACATAGTTCAGATGGGGACAGTGATCAGGGAAGTCAAATCTTATAAGCTGTCCACAGGAGTCAGCAAAGGAAGTGAAACCTACCTACATTGCTATTGCAATGATAGTTGAGTTTGCATGCACTGCTACATGCCACTTGCATACTAATTTAAGTAAacaatattaaagaaaattggTTACTCTAAATACCAGGTTGCAAGTGGCTGAGGTTGCAATTGGCTTTGAGTTATTGAGAAGAGAAATACTGTGTCAGtcagtttacaaaaaaaattgctagcAATATTTACAGTATCTaacataaaatgcataaaaGAAGTGGTGTATGTTTTTCACTAAgctaaaatgcaaagaaactgACCCTTATTTCTatgtggtttgtatttttttcttttcaagcaaCCCCAGTCAGTCTTTTTTGGAGGACAGGGGGAGGGAGAATCAGTCAAAGCAAGGTCATCTCATTTGTACATATTATAAGAACATAAGTTGTCATGGAAGTTGTGATGGTCACCtccctttgaaaaagaaaaaaatatttcactcagTGCATTTCCTAGGACAATCTGAGTGGTATATGTTGTGGTAATAGTATCTCATTCTCCTCCtagtcattaattttttaatgccACAAAGACAATGCGTATCAGCAAATAAGACGACAAGGGTGAGGTGCCTGCAATTTTAACAATCTGTGGGACTTCTGCCTTGTGGGAAGTGGCTTTTCAGTTTCAAGTGGTAGAGATAAGTGTTCAATATGGAAAATGACGACCAATTCAGCCTCAATTTCAGGCATATTTTTTGAGAGCTACAAACAAGCTGTTCTTTGGAAGTTAGATACATGAAAGCGTTTTCAGATGCaaatttttctctgccttgttcAAAAGCAGATTTGATACTGTACAGAAACTCTGAATtgtttctgcagggctgcatcAGACATTTGCACAAGGGGCTTCTTTTACTGATTCAAGACAAATTTTTGTAATTAATCCATTGGCATGCTCATGGTCAACGCGTGCACAGAGCAAAGGAAGGCACTTTCATTTGTGGTAATGAAGCAGTTTACAATGGCTTTGCTTCCACCATGACTTTTGTTGCCGCAGGATAAAAGGATAGAGTAGCAACGGGAAAACCCGCTTTGCTCACATTAAGATGAACAAAGCATAAGACTGGTGCTGAGtgctggtggcaggaggtgggaaccaggggaaaagaaagtggtGGAGTGGAAGCAGTGCTGAAGTCCAAACGGAATTGAGCAAAGGTATACATCAGAGAGGAAGAGAGTGTAATGCCGCATACTGGTCGTGAAGCTGGTCTGATAGTCAGCTTGTGCGTAAGAGGGATAAGGTGGGGGTTGAATACTATTTCTGGAAACCTAGTAAGatttgcctttcttctgcttttaaacagtGCTATCATGACTGGATCTTACAACAACTTCTTTAGAATGTTTGACCGAAACACGCGACGGGATATCACTCTAGAAGCATCCAGGGAGAGCAGCAAACCTCGTGCCATCTTAAAGCCACGTAAAGTGTGTACAGGTGGTAAAAGAAAGAAGGATGAAATAAGCGTTGACAGTCTGGACTTCAACAAGAAGA
Proteins encoded in this window:
- the PPP2R2D gene encoding serine/threonine-protein phosphatase 2A 55 kDa regulatory subunit B delta isoform isoform X2, with amino-acid sequence MLLTSCCLQMVPILKPMDLMVEASPRRIFANAHTYHINSISVNSDHETYLSADDLRINLWHLEITDRSFNIVDIKPANMEELTEVITAAEFHPHHCNVFVYSSSKGTIRLCDMRSSALCDRHSKFFEEPEDPSSRSFFSEIISSISDVKFSHSGRYMMTRDYLSVKVWDLNMENRPVETYQVHEYLRSKLCSLYENDCIFDKFECCWNGSDSAIMTGSYNNFFRMFDRNTRRDITLEASRESSKPRAILKPRKVCTGGKRKKDEISVDSLDFNKKILHTAWHPMENIIAVAATNNLYIFQDKIN